One genomic region from Sparus aurata chromosome 15, fSpaAur1.1, whole genome shotgun sequence encodes:
- the pdzd8 gene encoding PDZ domain-containing protein 8, with the protein MTFRHVPASEGDAVHVSIETVTPNSPAALADLQKGDRLIAIGGVKVTSSVQVPKLLKQAGDRVVVFYERPVRHQTPSFGSLGTLQEGFGQIEETGFISQPGGYEEDPAPITTLSDISDSKDMDSEFEELIVDSKQSQAGGPNSSTTNTSDTKEDSLLTVNQSPKRTVANLATKPLGTISPILNRKLNLVGLQSPLKPQPKETPKPSPHKTSSDPGEGLQRPTIPPPPPPSRPQVPPRPQIKLTSAPPETSLLEGIDSVTTTNATIAPTLTTTISPSEKSPEKVPVTGANEDKAGTDKMSLKQAEGKQSTRQTECSDELPVSSTMTSNSKVDQAKDKTSDSSCSTRDILEDHSLWESPETMFRNQTAHWNKASVVFEVEGNHKFLNVALWCKDPFKLGSLLCLGHVSLQLEHLALECMATSSAEYQSTFRLGPPEPRANVSRTALRGLSTHKGFNEKLCYGDVTLNFCYLPEGELAYPGGLAEREREGSLHHEDLREREREHIPSAPRDDLAYGAMQLVEVRHNFQDTQFQNPTWCEYCKKKVWTKAASQCMICAYVCHKKCQDKCLTENPFCVAATERRGADPEAKSTLNRATSGLTRHIINTSSRLLNLRQVPKTRLVEQVADVLPGVVEPSPKHTPNTSDNESSDTETYTSGASPSKQPASSGGSSKLVRKEGGLDDSVFIAVKEIGRDLYRGLPTDERSQKLELMLDKLQQEIDQELEHNNALLLEEREATDARRKALISTALAKSGERLQALTLLMIHYRAGIEDLESVESTSPSEQQGFKGKGEALEEESLMGTEVYDSDICSPVEVQLLDDITEEQICVEALQ; encoded by the exons ATGACATTCAGGCATGTCCCTGCCAGCGAGGGGGATGCAGTGCATGTCAGCATCGAGACGGTCACACCCAATTCCCCTGCAGCCTTGGCAGACTTACAGAAGGGAGATCGTCTCATTGCCATTGGAG GTGTAAAAGTGACATCCTCAGTTCAAGTGCCCAAACTGTTGAAGCAAGCTGGAGACAGGGTGGTGGTATTTTATGAGAGACCAGTTCGCCACCAGACTCCCTCTTTTGGAAGCCTGGGAACTCTTCAGGAAGGATTTGGGCAGATAGAGGAAACAGGTTTTATTTCCCAACCAGGGGGTTATGAAGAGGATCCAGCCCCTATCACCACCCTTTCTGACATATCTGACAGCAAAGACATGGACTCTGAGTTTGAAGAATTGATTGTGGACTCTAAACAAAGCCAGGCTGGTGGCCCTAACAGCAGTACTACAAATACCAGTGACACTAAGGAAGATTCTTTACTTACAGTAAACCAAAGCCCTAAAAGGACTGTTGCCAACTTGGCCACCAAACCCCTTGGTACCATCTCACCTATCCTCAACCGCAAGTTGAACCTGGTGGGTCTCCAGTCACCACTAAAGCCCCAGCCCAAAGAAACACCAAAGCCCTCACCACATAAGACCAGTAGTGATCCAGGGGAGGGTTTGCAACGGCCTACcattcctcccccacctcctccttctcgaCCCCAAGTGCCCCCAAGACCTCAAATAAAATTGACATCAGCCCCCCCAGAAACCAGTCTTTTGGAAGGAATTGATTCTGTTACAACTACAAATGCCACCATTGCTCCTACACTGACTACCACTATTAGTCCTTCTGAAAAATCTCCAGAAAAAGTACCTGTCACTGGAGCCAATGAGGACAAGGCTGGTACTGATAAGATGAGTCTGAAACAGGCTGAGGGGAAGCAGTCTACCCGGCAAACAGAGTGTAGTGATGAACTGCCAGTGTCTTCCACCATGACTAGCAacagcaaagtggatcaagcaAAGGACAAAACTTCAGATAGCTCCTGCAGTACACGGGACATTCTGGAGGACCACTCTCTCTGGGAATCCCCGGAAACCATGTTTCGTAACCAGACAGCCCATTGGAACAAAGCATCTGTGGTGTTTGAGGTGGAGGGCAACCATAAGTTCCTAAATGTGGCCCTGTGGTGCAAAGATCCCTTTAAGCTTGGCAGTTTACTGTGCCTGGGTCATGTCAGCCTCCAGCTGGAGCATTTGGCCCTGGAATGTATGGCCACATCTTCAGCAGAATACCAGAGCACCTTTAGGTTGGGGCCTCCAGAACCCAGAGCTAACGTCAGCCGCACTGCATTACGTGGCCTCAGTACCCACAAGGGTTTCAATGAGAAGCTGTGTTATGGAGATGTCACTCTGAACTTCTGTTACCTACCTGAGGGTGAGTTAGCGTATCCAGGGGGGCTGgcagagagggagcgagagggTAGTCTCCACCATGAGGATctaagggagagagagagggagcataTCCCCTCAGCACCTCGTGATGACTTGGCCTATGGTGCCATGCAGTTGGTGGAGGTGCGTCACAACTTCCAGGACACCCAGTTCCAGAACCCCACCTGGTGTGAATACTGCAAGAAGAAGGTTTGGACCAAGGCAGCCTCCCAGTGTATGATTTGCGCCTACGTTTGCCACAAGAAGTGCCAGGACAAGTGCCTCACAGAGAATCCCTTCTGTGTGGCAGCGACTGAACGTCGTGGAGCTGACCCTGAAGCCAAATCCACCCTCAACCGGGCCACCAGTGGCCTAACACGCCATATAATTAACACCAGCTCCCGCCTCCTTAACCTCCGCCAGGTGCCCAAGACTAGGCTGGTTGAGCAGGTTGCTGATGTTTTGCCTGGAGTGGTGGAACCCTCACCCAAGCACACCCCCAACACTTCAGACAATGAAAGCAGTGATACTGAGACGTATACCAGTGGTGCCAGCCCCTCAAAGCAGCCCGCCAGCAGTGGTGGAAGCAGTAAACTTGTGCGCAAGGAAGGTGGATTAGATGACAGTGTGTTCATTGCTGTAAAGGAGATAGGCCGTGACCTGTACCGGGGTCTGCCCACAGATGAGCGCTCCCAAAAGCTGGAGTTGATGCTAGATAAGCTGCAGCAGGAAATTGATCAGGAACTGGAGCACAATAATGCTCttctgctggaggagagggaggctaCAGACGCCCGGCGCAAGGCCCTAATAAGTACTGCCTTGGCCAAGTCTGGGGAGAGACTCCAGGCCCTTACCCTGCTCATGATCCACTACCGGGCAGGCATTGAAGACTTAGAGTCAGTAGAAAGCACCTCTCCTTCAGAGCAGCAGGGTTTTAAAGGCAAAGGAGAAGCCCTTGAGGAAGAGTCCCTGATGGGGACAGAGGTCTATGACAGTGACATATGCAGCCCTGTCGAAGTGCAGCTGTTGGATGACATTACTGAGGAGCAAATCTGTGTGGAGGCTCTCCAATAA